From a region of the Citricoccus muralis genome:
- the scpB gene encoding SMC-Scp complex subunit ScpB, with the protein MSELEDVRGQLEAVLMVVDEPVTVAQLAEATGADARQVADVLSALASDYDGLSGSPRRGFELRELAGGWRIYSRPAHAEVVERFIVEGQTARLTQAALETLAVVAYLQPVTRSRVAGIRGVNSDSVMRTLVSRGLVAEAGSDPHSGAVLYETTGYLLETLGVGSLQELPKLSNHLPGLSELAGMDQTEFNT; encoded by the coding sequence ATGAGCGAGCTCGAGGATGTGCGCGGACAACTCGAGGCCGTGCTGATGGTCGTGGACGAGCCCGTCACCGTGGCTCAACTGGCCGAGGCGACCGGTGCAGACGCCCGGCAGGTGGCCGATGTGCTCTCAGCCCTCGCCAGCGACTATGATGGACTGTCTGGCTCCCCACGGCGCGGCTTCGAGTTGCGCGAACTTGCCGGCGGCTGGCGCATCTACTCCCGTCCGGCCCATGCAGAGGTGGTGGAGCGGTTCATCGTCGAAGGCCAGACGGCACGGTTGACCCAGGCCGCCCTGGAGACCCTGGCCGTGGTCGCCTACCTGCAGCCGGTCACGCGATCCCGCGTGGCGGGAATCCGCGGGGTGAACTCCGATTCGGTCATGAGAACCCTCGTCAGCAGGGGCCTCGTGGCGGAGGCCGGCAGCGACCCGCACTCCGGGGCGGTGCTGTACGAGACCACGGGCTACCTGCTGGAGACGCTGGGGGTGGGCAGCCTCCAGGAGCTGCCCAAGCTCTCGAACCACCTGCCCGGCCTGTCGGAACTGGCCGGTATGGACCAGACTGAATTCAACACCTGA